One genomic segment of Amycolatopsis sp. WQ 127309 includes these proteins:
- the eccCa gene encoding type VII secretion protein EccCa: protein MSTLQFKKSPRLAAPRPPGGEVHLEPPPEVPRVIPGNIVMKALPIVMIVASLGMMVFMFQASNRNPMMMAMGGMMVVGTLGMMAGGGGKGGGAKRAEMDEDRKDYLRYLGQMRDRAREAMVDQRAALEWVHPDPQSLWPLAGSRRMWERRQNDQDFLHLRVGRSSHRLATRLVPPQTGPVDELEPIATLALRRFVRAHSIVPDLPTQITLRGFAAVSMQGDRALTRGLTRAMLAQMVTFHSPDDVLIAVATAGRAKEEWEWAKWLPHAQHPTMSDGIGQLRMMAGSLAQIENWLDEELRDRQRFSRNATPAPDQPHVVIIVDDAEVTREEQIILEEGLVGVTLIDLSDSIGNLAARRGLRLVVEADRLGARSAGGVEWFGRPDTLSVVETESLARLISPYRVGGAAGQDVSDEEPLLSNPSLLELLGIPGDPMTFDVQQAWRPRPIRDRYRVPFGVGEYGQPVELDIKEAAAEGMGPHGLCIGATGSGKSEFLRTLVLGMLATHSSSTLNFVLVDFKGGATFLGLDKAPHVSAVITNLADEVTLVDRMKDALAGEMNRRQEALKNGGNFKNVWEYEKARENGADLDPLPALFIVCDEFSELLAAKPDFIDLFVAIGRLGRSLQMHMLLASQRLEEGKLRGLDSHLSYRIGLKTFSAAESRAAIGVPDAFELPSVPGGGYLKFDTSTLVRFKASYVSGPYRPAGIQAAGPAATVVRADKRPQLFVPDFVELPKEPEPELFDAAPKVEERQQPEEAVEPSELDVIVSRLIGQGPPAHEVWLPPLKDPNSLDTLLPNLNPTDDRGLSPVGFFGNGRLQVPLGIVDRPYEQRRDPLWADFAGAAGHGVIVGGPQSGKSTMLRTLIMSMALTHTPEEAQFYCLDLGGGTLAGLADLPHVGGVAVARREPDKARRIVAELTTLLVEREGRFGAMGIDSMTEFRNRKRRGEIRPDQDPFGDAFLIVDGWRALRDDFEELETTITRLATQGLSYGVHVIISANRWADIRPAIKDMIGTRFELRLGDPTESDIDRRIAVNIPAGRPGRGLTREKLHLLGGLPRIDGSSDAETIASGVADAVAKIKAAWRGRVAPQVRLLPEMITYDEVLKLDTARESKLIPIGVNEEDLQPIYLDFNAEPHFYAFADGESGKTNLLRQIARGISERFTSKEALILLVDYRRSMLGFVQGDSLLGYAVSAAQLESMVNDVFNSMTRRLPGPDVTQEQLKTRSWWKGPELFILVDDYDLVATSSNNPLRKISDFLPQAKDVGLHLVVVRRTGGASKAMYDPIIGKLKEIAAPGMVMNGSRDEGALIGNIKPSAMPPGRGLMLTRKYGKQLIQVSWIQPD, encoded by the coding sequence ATGAGCACGCTGCAGTTCAAGAAGTCGCCGCGGCTGGCGGCACCGCGCCCGCCGGGTGGTGAGGTGCACCTCGAGCCGCCGCCCGAGGTGCCCCGCGTCATCCCCGGCAACATCGTCATGAAGGCGCTGCCGATCGTGATGATCGTGGCGTCGCTCGGGATGATGGTCTTCATGTTCCAGGCCAGCAACCGGAACCCGATGATGATGGCCATGGGCGGCATGATGGTCGTCGGCACGCTCGGGATGATGGCCGGCGGTGGCGGCAAGGGCGGTGGCGCCAAGCGCGCCGAGATGGACGAGGACCGCAAGGACTACCTCCGTTACCTGGGCCAGATGCGCGACCGCGCCCGCGAGGCGATGGTCGACCAGCGGGCCGCGCTCGAGTGGGTGCACCCGGACCCCCAGTCCCTGTGGCCGCTGGCCGGCAGCCGCCGGATGTGGGAGCGCCGCCAGAACGACCAGGACTTCCTGCACCTGCGCGTCGGGCGCAGCTCGCACCGCCTCGCGACGCGGCTGGTCCCGCCGCAGACCGGGCCGGTCGACGAGCTGGAGCCGATCGCCACCCTCGCGCTGCGCCGGTTCGTGCGCGCGCACTCGATCGTGCCGGACCTGCCCACCCAGATCACGCTGCGCGGGTTCGCCGCGGTGAGCATGCAGGGCGACCGGGCGCTGACCCGCGGCCTGACCCGCGCGATGCTCGCGCAGATGGTCACCTTCCACAGCCCCGACGACGTGCTGATCGCGGTCGCCACCGCGGGGCGCGCGAAGGAGGAGTGGGAGTGGGCGAAGTGGCTGCCGCACGCCCAGCACCCCACGATGTCCGACGGCATCGGCCAGCTCCGCATGATGGCCGGCTCGCTGGCCCAGATCGAAAACTGGCTCGACGAAGAACTGCGTGACCGCCAGCGGTTCTCCCGCAACGCCACCCCGGCGCCGGACCAGCCGCACGTCGTGATCATCGTCGACGACGCCGAGGTGACCCGCGAAGAGCAGATCATCCTCGAAGAGGGCCTGGTCGGCGTCACGCTGATCGACCTGTCCGACTCCATCGGCAACCTCGCCGCCCGCCGCGGGCTGCGGCTGGTCGTGGAGGCCGATCGCCTCGGCGCGCGCAGTGCCGGCGGCGTCGAGTGGTTCGGCCGCCCGGACACCCTGAGCGTCGTCGAGACGGAGTCGCTCGCGCGGCTCATCTCGCCGTACCGCGTCGGCGGCGCGGCCGGGCAGGACGTCAGCGACGAGGAGCCACTGCTATCCAACCCGTCGCTGTTGGAGCTGCTCGGCATCCCGGGCGACCCGATGACCTTCGACGTCCAGCAGGCGTGGCGGCCCCGGCCGATCCGCGACCGCTACCGCGTCCCGTTCGGTGTCGGCGAGTACGGCCAGCCGGTCGAGCTGGACATCAAGGAAGCCGCCGCCGAGGGGATGGGCCCGCACGGCCTGTGCATCGGCGCGACCGGTTCCGGCAAGTCGGAGTTCCTCCGCACGCTGGTGCTGGGCATGCTGGCCACGCACTCGTCGAGCACGCTCAACTTCGTCCTCGTCGACTTCAAGGGTGGCGCGACCTTCCTGGGCCTGGACAAGGCGCCGCACGTCTCCGCGGTCATCACCAACCTCGCGGACGAGGTCACGCTGGTCGACCGCATGAAGGACGCGCTGGCCGGCGAGATGAACCGCCGGCAGGAAGCGCTGAAGAACGGCGGTAACTTCAAGAACGTCTGGGAGTACGAGAAAGCCCGTGAGAACGGCGCCGACCTCGACCCGCTGCCCGCGCTGTTCATCGTCTGCGACGAGTTCTCCGAACTGCTCGCGGCGAAGCCGGACTTCATCGACCTGTTCGTCGCGATCGGCCGGCTGGGCCGGTCGCTGCAGATGCACATGCTGCTCGCGTCGCAGCGCCTGGAAGAGGGCAAGCTGCGCGGTCTCGACTCGCACCTGTCCTACCGGATCGGCCTGAAGACGTTCTCGGCGGCGGAGTCCCGCGCCGCGATCGGCGTCCCGGACGCGTTCGAGCTGCCCTCGGTTCCCGGTGGTGGCTACCTGAAGTTCGACACCTCGACGCTGGTGCGGTTCAAGGCGTCCTACGTGTCGGGCCCGTACCGGCCGGCCGGCATCCAGGCCGCGGGCCCGGCGGCGACGGTGGTGCGCGCGGACAAGCGCCCGCAGCTGTTCGTCCCGGACTTCGTCGAGCTGCCGAAGGAACCGGAACCGGAGCTGTTCGACGCGGCGCCGAAGGTCGAAGAGCGGCAGCAGCCCGAAGAGGCGGTCGAGCCCAGCGAGCTGGACGTCATCGTCTCGCGGCTGATCGGGCAGGGCCCGCCGGCGCACGAGGTGTGGCTGCCGCCGTTGAAGGACCCGAACTCGCTCGACACGCTGCTGCCGAACCTGAACCCGACCGACGACCGCGGCCTGTCCCCGGTCGGCTTCTTCGGCAACGGCCGGCTGCAGGTGCCGCTGGGCATCGTCGACCGGCCGTACGAGCAGCGCCGTGACCCGCTGTGGGCGGACTTCGCCGGTGCGGCCGGGCACGGCGTGATCGTCGGCGGCCCGCAGTCGGGCAAGTCGACGATGCTGCGGACGCTGATCATGTCGATGGCGCTGACGCACACGCCGGAAGAGGCGCAGTTCTACTGCCTCGACCTCGGTGGTGGCACCCTGGCCGGGCTGGCCGACCTGCCGCACGTCGGCGGGGTGGCCGTGGCCCGGCGCGAGCCGGACAAGGCGCGCCGGATCGTGGCCGAGCTGACCACCCTGCTCGTCGAGCGGGAAGGCCGGTTCGGGGCGATGGGCATCGACTCGATGACCGAGTTCCGCAACCGGAAGCGCCGCGGCGAGATCCGGCCGGACCAGGACCCGTTCGGCGACGCGTTCCTGATCGTCGACGGCTGGCGGGCCCTGCGCGACGACTTCGAAGAGCTCGAAACCACGATCACCCGGCTCGCCACCCAGGGCCTGTCCTACGGCGTGCACGTGATCATCTCCGCCAACCGGTGGGCGGACATCCGCCCGGCGATCAAGGACATGATCGGCACCCGGTTCGAGCTGCGCCTCGGTGACCCGACCGAGTCGGACATCGACCGCCGGATCGCGGTCAACATCCCGGCCGGGCGGCCGGGCCGCGGCCTGACGCGGGAGAAGCTGCACCTGCTCGGCGGCCTGCCGCGGATCGACGGCTCGAGTGACGCGGAGACGATCGCGTCCGGCGTGGCCGACGCGGTGGCGAAGATCAAGGCGGCGTGGCGGGGCCGGGTGGCGCCGCAGGTGCGCCTGCTGCCGGAGATGATCACCTACGACGAGGTGCTGAAGCTCGACACGGCCCGCGAGTCGAAGCTGATCCCGATCGGCGTCAACGAAGAGGACCTGCAGCCGATCTACCTGGACTTCAACGCCGAGCCGCACTTCTACGCGTTCGCCGACGGCGAGTCCGGGAAGACGAACCTGCTGCGGCAGATCGCCCGGGGCATCTCCGAGCGGTTCACCTCGAAGGAAGCGCTGATCCTGCTGGTCGACTACCGGCGCTCGATGCTCGGGTTCGTCCAGGGCGATTCGCTGCTCGGCTACGCGGTGTCGGCGGCGCAGCTGGAGAGCATGGTCAACGACGTCTTCAACTCGATGACGCGGCGCCTGCCCGGCCCGGACGTCACGCAGGAGCAGCTGAAGACGCGGTCGTGGTGGAAGGGCCCGGAGCTGTTCATCCTGGTCGACGACTACGACCTGGTGGCCACCTCGTCCAACAACCCGCTGCGGAAGATCTCGGACTTCCTGCCGCAGGCCAAGGACGTCGGCCTGCACCTGGTGGTCGTGCGGCGCACCGGTGGTGCGAGCAAGGCGATGTACGACCCGATCATCGGCAAGCTGAAGGAGATCGCGGCGCCGGGCATGGTGATGAACGGTTCGCGCGACGAAGGTGCGCTGATCGGCAACATCAAGCCGAGCGCGATGCCGCCGGGCCGGGGCCTGATGCTGACCCGCAAGTACGGCAAGCAGCTGATCCAGGTGTCGTGGATCCAGCCGGACTGA
- a CDS encoding type VII secretion-associated protein, with the protein MTVRVAVDFGTSSTCVVASVNGRDPQVVVIDGQPLMSSAVYAAADGTLFVGQEAERQAAVDPSRYEPNPKRRIDEGELLLGDSVLRVTDVVHAVLGRAVAEARRLAGEAEVDLLVLTHPADWGAIRTRLLRQAAGGLAREVALVPEPVAAAVYHAATFAPQDVTNDRTVEFSGRPGDALAVLDLGGGTVDVSVVRRLPPDTARDRAGRPQRGGFQVLATRGDPAFGGADIDQALLEHVGELVAGGEQDAWRQLVEGRELVDRRRRRVLRQDVRGAKETLSRHAYTDVPMPPPFADAHVTREDLERLIAAPLGRAVELTVASIGDAGLRPKQLTAIFLVGGSSRIPMISRLVHERTGVVPTSLDQPETVVARGALRAVLVDPDRTGALPGEAMARMGAVPGGALNPAAQRTEVVRPGDVAPRPAPPRSVPAQFTPPNANRPGPPPSPPHGQPAARPWTPAAGQPAQSGPGGPGGPGPRPGGASAAPPAPEPPAKDRKKLWGVVAVAVVVVAALVVGGVLFFTRDSTQAETGRTLSQYDFKFVAPTDWVQTDDRVADRQVVIHPQESADGNDLLVAQEYVMDYDATADPQKLSDELKKSADNDPEQYSAYNPSASYAGRTVIFYHQVKPDRPDIQVDWYVVAKGRIRVHVGCQYVKPELRDRVAAACTQAVRTVEILN; encoded by the coding sequence GTGACAGTGCGGGTAGCGGTGGACTTCGGGACATCGAGCACCTGTGTCGTCGCCTCGGTCAACGGGCGCGATCCGCAGGTCGTGGTGATCGACGGCCAGCCGCTGATGTCCTCGGCCGTGTACGCGGCGGCCGACGGCACGCTGTTCGTCGGCCAGGAGGCCGAGCGGCAGGCGGCGGTCGACCCGTCGCGTTACGAACCCAACCCCAAGCGGCGGATCGACGAGGGCGAGCTGCTGCTCGGCGACAGCGTCCTGCGGGTCACCGACGTCGTACACGCCGTGCTCGGCCGCGCGGTCGCCGAGGCGCGCCGGCTGGCCGGCGAGGCCGAGGTCGACCTGCTCGTGCTGACCCACCCCGCGGACTGGGGTGCCATCCGCACCCGGTTGCTGCGGCAGGCGGCCGGCGGCTTGGCGCGCGAGGTCGCGCTGGTGCCGGAGCCGGTCGCGGCGGCGGTCTACCACGCCGCGACGTTCGCACCGCAGGACGTCACCAACGACCGCACCGTCGAGTTCAGCGGCCGCCCGGGCGACGCGCTCGCGGTGCTGGACCTCGGCGGCGGCACGGTCGACGTCAGCGTCGTGCGCCGGCTCCCGCCGGACACCGCGCGGGACCGGGCCGGCCGACCGCAGCGCGGCGGCTTCCAGGTCCTCGCCACCCGGGGTGATCCCGCCTTCGGCGGCGCGGACATCGACCAGGCGCTGCTGGAGCACGTCGGCGAGCTCGTGGCGGGTGGGGAGCAGGACGCCTGGCGCCAGCTCGTCGAAGGCCGGGAGCTCGTCGACCGCCGACGCCGCCGCGTCCTGCGCCAGGACGTGCGCGGGGCGAAGGAAACCCTGTCGCGGCACGCCTACACCGACGTCCCGATGCCGCCGCCGTTCGCCGACGCGCACGTCACCCGCGAGGACCTCGAACGGCTGATCGCGGCGCCGCTGGGGCGCGCGGTGGAGCTGACCGTCGCCTCGATCGGCGACGCCGGCCTGCGGCCGAAGCAGCTCACCGCGATCTTCCTGGTCGGCGGGTCGAGCCGGATCCCGATGATCTCCCGGCTGGTGCACGAACGCACCGGCGTCGTCCCGACGAGCCTCGACCAGCCGGAGACGGTGGTCGCGCGCGGCGCGCTGCGCGCGGTGCTGGTCGACCCGGACCGCACCGGCGCGCTGCCCGGCGAGGCGATGGCCCGGATGGGCGCGGTGCCGGGGGGTGCGCTGAACCCGGCGGCGCAGCGCACGGAGGTCGTCCGCCCCGGCGACGTCGCCCCGCGCCCGGCGCCACCCCGGTCCGTACCGGCTCAGTTCACCCCGCCGAACGCGAACCGTCCCGGGCCGCCACCGTCGCCGCCTCACGGCCAGCCGGCGGCCCGCCCGTGGACGCCGGCGGCCGGCCAGCCCGCCCAGAGCGGCCCCGGCGGCCCTGGCGGCCCTGGGCCCCGGCCCGGCGGCGCGTCCGCGGCTCCGCCCGCGCCCGAGCCGCCCGCGAAGGACCGCAAGAAGCTGTGGGGGGTCGTGGCCGTCGCGGTGGTCGTCGTGGCCGCGCTCGTCGTCGGCGGGGTGCTCTTCTTCACGCGCGACAGCACCCAGGCCGAGACCGGCCGGACGCTCTCGCAGTACGACTTCAAGTTCGTCGCGCCCACCGACTGGGTCCAGACCGACGACCGGGTCGCCGACCGCCAGGTCGTCATCCACCCGCAGGAGTCGGCGGACGGCAACGACCTGCTCGTCGCGCAGGAGTACGTCATGGACTACGACGCGACGGCGGACCCGCAGAAGCTCTCGGACGAGCTCAAGAAGAGCGCCGACAACGACCCGGAGCAGTACAGTGCGTACAACCCGAGCGCTTCGTACGCGGGTCGCACGGTGATCTTCTACCACCAGGTCAAGCCGGACCGCCCCGACATCCAGGTCGACTGGTACGTCGTGGCGAAGGGCCGGATCCGGGTCCACGTCGGCTGCCAGTACGTGAAGCCCGAGCTGCGCGACCGGGTCGCCGCCGCCTGCACGCAGGCCGTGCGGACGGTGGAAATCCTCAACTGA
- a CDS encoding WXG100 family type VII secretion target: MAGFTGTVQQFTDAEGKVTEVRAGMDSNLSTLRDRIEATRAGWQGDAQKAFDHVMQRFDEDARKMNQALQKIAELLREAGSKYEKSEQQQQEILGAVNRGFDALG; encoded by the coding sequence ATGGCTGGATTCACAGGGACAGTTCAGCAGTTCACCGACGCCGAGGGCAAGGTCACCGAGGTCCGCGCGGGCATGGACAGCAACCTGTCCACGCTGCGCGACCGCATCGAGGCCACCCGCGCCGGCTGGCAGGGCGACGCGCAGAAGGCGTTCGACCACGTCATGCAGCGCTTCGACGAGGACGCCCGCAAGATGAACCAGGCGCTGCAGAAGATCGCGGAGCTCCTCCGCGAGGCCGGTTCGAAGTACGAGAAGTCCGAGCAGCAGCAGCAGGAGATCCTGGGCGCCGTCAACCGCGGCTTCGACGCGCTCGGCTGA
- a CDS encoding WXG100 family type VII secretion target has translation MSDAGIVVNYATIRAAADDCTQTGGELQQAFDRLKDDLKPLITTWTGSAKEQYDQAQRAWDQSFEDLKQVLAQIAAALPQIADGYQSTDSAVEGLF, from the coding sequence ATGTCCGATGCCGGCATTGTCGTCAATTACGCCACCATCCGCGCTGCCGCGGACGACTGCACGCAGACCGGGGGCGAGCTGCAGCAGGCGTTCGACCGCCTCAAGGACGACCTGAAGCCGCTGATCACCACCTGGACCGGTTCCGCCAAGGAGCAGTACGACCAGGCCCAGCGCGCGTGGGACCAGAGCTTCGAGGACCTGAAGCAGGTTCTGGCGCAGATCGCCGCCGCCCTGCCGCAGATCGCCGACGGCTACCAGTCGACGGACAGCGCCGTCGAAGGCCTGTTCTGA
- a CDS encoding MarR family winged helix-turn-helix transcriptional regulator, with protein sequence MSQDGVGVDLETSLGYLLKEASSALRAAMDEVLRPLGMSVTHYSCLELLAQRPGLSNSELARGAFVTRQSMNVLLQTLEREGHVTRPEAAPVGKVLPTRLTPRGRRSLEKATVAVRSVEVRMLAGMTGTEQADAFRILRSMIRSLRDGG encoded by the coding sequence ATGAGTCAAGACGGAGTCGGCGTCGACCTGGAGACGTCACTGGGCTACCTGCTGAAAGAGGCGTCGAGCGCCCTGCGCGCGGCCATGGACGAGGTGCTGCGGCCGCTCGGGATGAGCGTGACGCACTACTCCTGCCTCGAACTGCTGGCCCAGCGACCGGGCTTGTCGAACTCCGAGCTCGCGCGGGGCGCGTTCGTGACCCGGCAGTCGATGAACGTGCTGCTCCAGACCCTGGAACGAGAGGGCCACGTGACCAGGCCCGAGGCGGCGCCCGTCGGGAAGGTGCTGCCCACGCGGCTCACGCCCCGAGGCCGGCGGAGCCTCGAGAAGGCGACCGTGGCGGTGCGGTCCGTCGAGGTCAGGATGCTGGCCGGGATGACCGGAACCGAGCAGGCGGACGCGTTCCGGATCCTGCGGAGCATGATCCGGTCCCTGCGCGACGGCGGCTAG
- a CDS encoding VOC family protein: MPVTGPDFISLQARDLGASQAFYEQYLGLVRSPAGPPHAVVFETKPIAFALRDVVPGTDLASVAQPGIGAAIWLHATDVQAIHDALAADGHTIVAAPIDGPFGRTFTFADPDGYQVTLHDRA, encoded by the coding sequence ATGCCCGTCACCGGCCCCGACTTCATCTCGCTCCAAGCGCGCGACCTCGGCGCCTCACAGGCGTTCTACGAGCAGTACCTCGGCCTCGTCCGCTCGCCGGCCGGACCGCCGCACGCCGTCGTCTTCGAGACGAAGCCGATCGCGTTCGCCCTCCGCGACGTCGTGCCCGGCACCGACCTCGCATCCGTGGCCCAGCCCGGCATCGGTGCCGCGATCTGGCTGCACGCCACCGACGTCCAGGCCATCCACGACGCTCTCGCCGCCGACGGCCACACCATCGTCGCCGCGCCGATCGACGGCCCCTTCGGCCGGACGTTCACCTTCGCCGACCCCGACGGCTACCAGGTCACCCTCCACGACCGCGCCTGA
- a CDS encoding DUF4333 domain-containing protein — protein MTQPPDQQPQWWQPPANPPAPANPQAPQAPAWQPEQQATGPHSGQWQQNDTPGAATGSYTGQWAPQQPGPSGSFSGPWQGQQNAPWQPQPPAPQQGAPGGGRPPQQPGPQYGGGFQPSQYGGLGAFAAAPEKKPKSKKPLLIAGIVVLVLVLGGGGAWLLGAFRGDVLDQESLQDGVVKVLNENYGEPDVKNAQCPSNEAARNGTTFDCTVQIGGQAKKVTVRVLNDRPEYEVGAPH, from the coding sequence ATGACCCAGCCGCCCGACCAGCAGCCGCAGTGGTGGCAGCCGCCGGCCAACCCGCCGGCACCGGCCAACCCGCAGGCGCCGCAGGCCCCGGCCTGGCAGCCGGAGCAGCAGGCGACCGGCCCGCATTCCGGGCAGTGGCAGCAGAACGACACCCCGGGCGCGGCCACCGGGTCCTACACGGGCCAGTGGGCCCCGCAGCAGCCCGGCCCGAGCGGGTCGTTCTCCGGGCCGTGGCAGGGACAGCAGAACGCCCCGTGGCAGCCGCAGCCGCCGGCACCCCAGCAGGGCGCCCCGGGCGGCGGCCGGCCGCCGCAGCAGCCGGGCCCGCAGTACGGCGGCGGGTTCCAGCCGTCGCAGTACGGCGGCCTCGGCGCGTTCGCCGCGGCGCCCGAGAAGAAGCCGAAGTCGAAGAAACCCTTGCTGATCGCCGGGATCGTGGTCCTGGTGCTCGTGCTCGGCGGCGGTGGCGCGTGGCTGCTCGGCGCGTTCCGCGGGGACGTCCTGGACCAGGAGTCCCTTCAGGACGGTGTGGTCAAGGTCCTGAACGAGAACTACGGCGAGCCGGACGTGAAGAACGCGCAGTGCCCGTCGAACGAGGCGGCCCGGAACGGCACGACCTTCGACTGCACGGTGCAGATCGGCGGTCAGGCCAAGAAGGTCACCGTGCGGGTGCTCAACGACCGCCCCGAGTACGAGGTCGGCGCGCCGCACTGA